The following are from one region of the Mesorhizobium sp. B2-8-5 genome:
- a CDS encoding sensor histidine kinase: MAAATGTFTLHREINEAMDNSMQEAARRLLPLVIDDLFGRETLQPPRELAEAVSQEEDGQRLIYQVRDSQGRIMLHSHGAPATPLTTGLTRGFSQEAGWRVYTEPAVSGTLFVQVAESDERRNEETLEAAAGFLVPMIALTPLSAILAWLTLTRFMRPIGKLRADISARDGDNLAAIDTEHLPVELAAIAKSVNRLMRRLHMAMEAEKEFTANAAHELRTPIAGALAQAERMIAEATDDAGMKRPRQIKAALVSLSNLSEKLMQLARADAGIAAGKSADLGAVVALVVADFEQHAENKSRLSLEGPSKGTVEVAIDPDALAIVTRNLIENALRHGAQGRTVVIRVDDSAGLSVINEGPVVPAPDKLLRRFERGTTPSGGSGLGLAIVGKILQQIGAALSLNSPASGREDGFEATIRFACATAIPGTLRDGFPSGSA; the protein is encoded by the coding sequence GTGGCTGCCGCCACCGGAACCTTCACGCTTCATCGCGAAATCAACGAGGCCATGGATAATTCGATGCAAGAGGCGGCCCGCAGGTTGCTGCCGCTCGTCATTGACGACCTCTTTGGACGCGAAACGCTTCAGCCTCCGCGCGAACTTGCGGAGGCTGTCTCGCAAGAAGAAGATGGCCAACGGCTGATCTACCAGGTGCGGGACAGCCAGGGTCGGATAATGCTCCATTCCCACGGCGCGCCAGCCACTCCGCTGACGACCGGGCTCACGCGAGGCTTCTCGCAAGAGGCGGGATGGCGCGTCTACACCGAGCCGGCGGTAAGCGGCACCTTGTTCGTCCAGGTCGCCGAGAGCGACGAACGCCGCAACGAAGAGACGTTGGAAGCCGCCGCTGGCTTCCTCGTGCCGATGATTGCCCTGACACCGCTCAGCGCGATACTTGCCTGGCTGACCCTGACACGGTTCATGCGCCCGATCGGAAAGCTGCGCGCCGACATCAGCGCCCGCGATGGCGACAATCTCGCCGCAATCGACACCGAGCATCTCCCCGTCGAGCTTGCGGCAATCGCCAAGTCGGTCAACAGGCTGATGCGGCGGCTCCACATGGCAATGGAAGCCGAAAAGGAATTCACCGCCAACGCCGCCCACGAACTGCGCACTCCGATCGCCGGAGCGTTGGCCCAGGCCGAGCGGATGATCGCCGAGGCAACCGACGATGCAGGTATGAAGCGCCCGCGACAGATCAAGGCGGCGCTCGTCAGCCTGTCCAACCTTTCGGAGAAACTCATGCAACTGGCGCGCGCCGATGCCGGAATTGCCGCCGGAAAATCGGCTGATCTGGGCGCAGTGGTTGCGCTTGTGGTCGCGGATTTCGAACAGCATGCCGAGAACAAATCCCGGTTGAGCCTCGAAGGGCCGTCAAAAGGCACGGTGGAGGTGGCCATCGATCCCGACGCGCTGGCGATCGTGACGCGCAACCTGATCGAAAACGCCCTTCGACACGGCGCCCAGGGTCGAACGGTGGTGATACGGGTCGACGACAGCGCGGGGTTGAGCGTGATCAATGAAGGTCCCGTCGTGCCGGCGCCCGACAAGCTGCTGAGACGCTTCGAACGCGGAACGACGCCTTCTGGCGGCTCGGGTCTCGGCCTGGCGATCGTCGGCAAGATCCTACAGCAGATTGGCGCGGCACTGAGCCTGAATTCGCCGGCATCGGGCCGCGAAGACGGTTTCGAAGCGACGATCCGGTTTGCTTGCGCCACAGCAATTCCAGGAACCCTGCGCGACGGTTTTCCGTCAGGAAGCGCATAG
- a CDS encoding response regulator → MRVLLIEDDRVLGEAVRDHVAADGHAVDWNGTLEEAREHLRVVTYQLMLLDLHLPDGKGLEFLKVFRRDGHRTPVIILTARDQLSDRIDGLNSGADDYLVKPFDLGELSARLAAVARRYVGNPNPLIRIGPVEVDTAHRRVLVGGKEIQLTAREWTVLEQFLGRPGVTVSKGQVEDALYAFGAEVESNTVEVYVSRLRRKLGRDVISTVRGLGYRLVAR, encoded by the coding sequence GTGCGTGTTCTGTTGATCGAGGATGATCGGGTGCTGGGTGAAGCCGTGCGCGACCACGTGGCCGCCGATGGCCATGCCGTCGATTGGAACGGCACACTTGAGGAAGCCCGTGAGCATTTGCGTGTCGTGACGTATCAGCTGATGCTGCTCGATCTGCATTTGCCGGACGGCAAGGGCCTGGAATTCCTCAAGGTTTTCCGCCGCGACGGCCACCGCACTCCGGTCATAATCCTCACTGCTCGCGATCAGCTCTCGGACAGGATAGACGGGTTGAATTCCGGTGCGGACGATTATCTGGTCAAGCCATTCGATCTGGGCGAATTGTCCGCCCGCCTGGCGGCGGTGGCGCGCCGCTATGTCGGGAACCCCAACCCGCTCATCCGGATCGGGCCGGTCGAGGTCGACACTGCCCATCGCCGCGTTCTGGTCGGCGGCAAGGAGATCCAGTTGACCGCCCGCGAATGGACCGTGCTGGAACAATTTCTCGGCCGGCCAGGCGTCACGGTCAGCAAGGGTCAGGTAGAGGACGCGCTTTACGCTTTTGGCGCCGAGGTGGAGAGCAATACCGTCGAGGTCTATGTGAGCCGCCTGCGCAGAAAACTCGGCCGCGACGTGATCTCGACCGTGAGGGGGCTGGGCTATCGCCTAGTGGCCCGATGA
- a CDS encoding PepSY domain-containing protein, with the protein MRTIVLTALALGLAAPAFAADRCNVPTDQWQPREALQKKLEGEGWKVRSIKTENGCYEAKAVDASGKRLEGVFNPKTLESVGADSDDG; encoded by the coding sequence ATGAGAACAATCGTCCTGACCGCGCTGGCGCTGGGCCTGGCCGCGCCAGCCTTCGCAGCAGACCGATGCAACGTGCCGACCGACCAGTGGCAGCCGCGCGAGGCATTGCAGAAGAAGCTGGAAGGAGAGGGCTGGAAGGTCCGCAGCATCAAGACCGAAAACGGCTGCTACGAAGCCAAGGCGGTCGACGCCAGCGGCAAGAGGCTGGAAGGCGTGTTCAATCCCAAGACGCTGGAGTCGGTCGGCGCCGATTCCGACGACGGTTGA
- a CDS encoding cytochrome b/b6 domain-containing protein produces the protein MNATVSTRETSVGVWSSYVRLFHWSLVLCIAVAWLSSGEIMKVHELAGYCAGVLIASRLVAGLAGSGYTRFDQFVRGPRMVRSYLADVAHGRERRYLGHNPAGGAMVLALVICIAGIALTGWMQTTDAWWGVAWVEDTHKVLGNGILVLIGLHVGGVVLASLRHGENLVRAMVTGRKRAPSPEDVA, from the coding sequence ATGAACGCCACCGTTTCGACACGGGAAACCTCGGTCGGGGTCTGGAGCTCCTATGTTCGCCTCTTCCACTGGTCGCTGGTTCTGTGCATTGCCGTGGCGTGGCTTTCTTCCGGGGAGATCATGAAGGTGCATGAGCTGGCCGGCTATTGCGCCGGAGTCCTGATCGCCTCGCGCCTGGTCGCGGGGCTGGCCGGGTCCGGGTATACGCGCTTCGATCAATTCGTGCGCGGACCGCGTATGGTGCGATCGTATCTCGCCGACGTGGCGCATGGCCGTGAGAGGCGATATCTCGGCCACAATCCTGCTGGCGGCGCCATGGTGCTGGCACTTGTGATTTGCATCGCGGGAATTGCGCTGACCGGATGGATGCAGACCACCGACGCCTGGTGGGGCGTGGCGTGGGTTGAGGACACGCACAAGGTTCTGGGCAATGGTATCCTGGTGCTGATCGGTCTCCATGTCGGCGGCGTGGTTCTGGCAAGCCTGCGCCATGGCGAGAACCTGGTTCGGGCGATGGTCACCGGCCGGAAACGCGCGCCATCGCCGGAAGACGTTGCCTGA
- a CDS encoding helix-turn-helix domain-containing protein — protein MKNPIIAAVAFDGISPFHLSVPCLVFGTDRTRLGLPRFDFRVCAMEEGPIHTDAGLSILVPHGLSALDEADIVIIPSWKDLEAPLAAPFKDALRRAHRRGALIVGLCLGTFAIAGAGLLAGRKATTHWAYTDRLQALHPDLAIDADVLYVDDGDIITSAGVAAGLDCCLHIVRARYGAEAALRLARHVVLSPHRQGGQAQFIERPLAPTPNADRFTRALDQVRATLGETHSLDSVADRAGLTRRTFTRRFQNSIGTSFGDWLADQRVALAQRLLEQTDKSMDMVAFEAGFGSATSLRQHFAARLGTSPMRYRREFSGRVDQDERMKHAS, from the coding sequence ATGAAGAACCCGATCATCGCTGCCGTCGCCTTCGACGGTATCAGCCCGTTTCATCTCTCCGTGCCGTGCCTGGTGTTCGGCACCGATCGAACCAGGCTCGGACTGCCGCGCTTCGACTTCCGTGTCTGCGCGATGGAGGAGGGACCCATTCATACCGATGCCGGGCTGAGCATCCTGGTGCCGCATGGACTTTCCGCGCTAGACGAGGCCGACATCGTCATCATTCCGAGCTGGAAGGATCTCGAGGCTCCGCTGGCCGCGCCGTTCAAGGATGCGCTGCGACGCGCGCATCGGCGCGGCGCGCTGATCGTCGGCTTGTGCCTCGGCACCTTCGCCATTGCCGGCGCTGGATTGCTGGCCGGGCGCAAGGCGACCACCCATTGGGCTTATACCGACCGGTTGCAGGCGCTGCATCCCGATCTCGCGATCGACGCGGACGTGCTCTATGTCGACGACGGCGACATCATCACGTCGGCCGGCGTCGCCGCCGGGCTAGACTGTTGCCTGCACATCGTGCGCGCCCGCTATGGCGCGGAGGCCGCCCTTCGGCTTGCCCGCCATGTCGTGCTCTCGCCGCACCGGCAAGGCGGACAGGCACAGTTCATCGAGCGTCCGCTTGCGCCAACGCCGAACGCGGACCGGTTCACGCGCGCTCTCGACCAGGTGCGGGCAACGCTCGGCGAAACGCACAGTCTAGACAGCGTCGCCGATAGGGCTGGCCTCACGCGCCGCACCTTCACCCGCCGCTTCCAGAACTCGATCGGCACCAGTTTCGGCGACTGGCTCGCCGACCAGCGCGTGGCACTGGCGCAAAGGCTGCTGGAGCAGACGGACAAATCGATGGACATGGTGGCCTTCGAGGCAGGCTTCGGCAGCGCCACGTCGCTGCGCCAGCATTTCGCCGCGCGGCTCGGAACCTCGCCGATGCGGTACAGGCGCGAGTTTTCGGGGCGGGTCGATCAGGACGAGCGCATGAAGCACGCGTCTTGA
- a CDS encoding cysteine hydrolase family protein, producing MSAPATQPRRALVVVDVQNDYNGGNLAIQHPPFTETVANVARAMDAAAAAGIKIVVVRQMAPETSPIFAKGSHGGELHPEIARRSRDHYVEKTLPSAFTGTDLEAWLRANAIDTIAVVGYMTHNCDLSTIIHAVHMGFAVEFLSDASGSVPYANSAGYASAEDIHRVVSVVLQSRFAAVLKTAEWIDCLKTGALPERDTIYASNQRALQRNAA from the coding sequence ATGTCAGCTCCCGCCACCCAGCCACGCCGCGCGCTTGTCGTCGTCGATGTTCAGAACGACTACAATGGCGGCAATCTCGCCATCCAACATCCGCCATTCACCGAGACGGTCGCCAATGTTGCGCGCGCCATGGATGCCGCCGCGGCGGCCGGCATCAAGATCGTCGTGGTCAGGCAGATGGCGCCCGAGACCTCGCCGATCTTCGCCAAGGGCAGCCATGGTGGCGAGTTGCATCCCGAGATCGCCAGGCGCAGCCGCGACCACTATGTCGAAAAGACGCTGCCTTCGGCCTTCACCGGCACGGATCTCGAAGCCTGGCTGCGCGCCAACGCCATCGATACGATCGCGGTCGTCGGTTACATGACCCACAATTGCGATCTGTCGACCATCATCCACGCGGTTCACATGGGCTTTGCCGTCGAGTTCCTTTCCGATGCCAGCGGCTCGGTGCCCTATGCCAACAGCGCCGGCTATGCATCGGCCGAGGACATCCACCGGGTGGTGAGCGTCGTCTTGCAGTCGCGCTTCGCCGCCGTGCTGAAGACCGCCGAGTGGATCGATTGCCTGAAGACCGGCGCCCTGCCTGAGCGCGACACGATCTATGCATCGAACCAGCGTGCCTTGCAGCGTAATGCCGCCTAG
- a CDS encoding formate--tetrahydrofolate ligase produces the protein MAEVKSDIEIARAAKKKQIQEIGAKIGIPTEHLLPYGHDKAKISAEFIKSVKGNKDGKLILVTAINPTPAGEGKTTTTVGLGDGLNRIGKKAIICIREASLGPNFGVKGGAAGGGYAQVVPMEDMNLHFTGDFHAITTAHNLLSALIDNHIYWGNELGIDTRRVAWRRVMDMNDRALREIICSLGGVANGYPREAGFDITVASEVMAILCLATDLKDLEKRLGDIIVAYRRDKSPVYARDLKADGAMAVLLKDAMQPNLVQTLENNPAFVHGGPFANIAHGCNSVVATTTALKLADYVVTEAGFGADLGAEKFFDIKCRKAGLKPSAAVIVATVRAMKMNGGVKKEDLGKENIEAVKKGCANLGRHIENIRQFGVPAVVAINHFYSDTEAEIQAMKDYVASMGEEAILCKHWANGSAGIEDLANKVVALAESGASQFAPLYPDAMPLFEKINTIVQRIYRGSEAIADKSVRDQLKAWEEAGYGNLPVCMAKTQYSFSTDPNLRGAPTGHTVPVREVRLSAGAGFVVIICGEVMTMPGLPKAPSSEKIFLNEAGQIEGLF, from the coding sequence ATGGCCGAAGTGAAGTCCGACATCGAGATCGCGCGCGCCGCCAAGAAAAAACAAATCCAGGAGATCGGCGCCAAGATCGGCATTCCGACCGAACACCTTCTGCCCTACGGCCACGACAAGGCAAAAATCTCGGCCGAGTTCATCAAGTCGGTCAAGGGCAACAAGGACGGCAAGCTGATCCTGGTCACCGCCATCAACCCAACGCCGGCCGGCGAAGGCAAGACCACCACCACCGTCGGCCTCGGCGACGGCCTGAACCGCATCGGCAAGAAGGCGATCATCTGCATCCGCGAAGCCTCGCTCGGCCCGAATTTCGGCGTCAAGGGCGGCGCCGCCGGCGGCGGCTACGCGCAGGTCGTGCCGATGGAGGACATGAACCTCCATTTCACCGGCGACTTCCACGCCATCACCACCGCGCACAATCTGCTCTCGGCGCTGATCGACAACCACATCTACTGGGGCAACGAACTCGGCATCGACACCCGCCGGGTCGCCTGGCGCCGCGTCATGGATATGAACGACCGGGCGCTGCGCGAGATCATCTGCTCGCTCGGCGGCGTCGCCAACGGCTATCCGCGCGAAGCCGGCTTCGACATCACTGTCGCCTCGGAAGTGATGGCGATCCTGTGCCTGGCCACCGACCTCAAGGACCTTGAGAAGCGCCTCGGCGACATCATCGTCGCCTACCGCCGCGACAAGTCGCCGGTCTATGCCCGCGACCTCAAGGCCGACGGCGCCATGGCGGTGCTGTTGAAGGACGCCATGCAGCCCAACCTGGTGCAGACGCTGGAGAACAACCCGGCCTTCGTGCATGGCGGCCCGTTCGCCAACATCGCGCATGGCTGCAACTCCGTCGTCGCCACCACGACGGCGCTCAAGCTCGCCGACTATGTCGTCACCGAAGCCGGCTTCGGCGCGGACCTTGGTGCCGAGAAATTCTTCGACATCAAATGCCGCAAGGCGGGCCTGAAGCCTTCCGCTGCGGTCATCGTCGCGACCGTGCGCGCCATGAAGATGAATGGCGGCGTCAAGAAGGAAGACCTCGGCAAGGAAAACATCGAGGCGGTCAAGAAGGGCTGCGCCAATCTCGGCCGTCACATCGAGAACATCCGCCAGTTCGGCGTGCCGGCTGTGGTTGCCATCAACCACTTCTATTCCGACACCGAGGCCGAGATCCAGGCGATGAAAGACTATGTCGCCTCGATGGGCGAAGAGGCGATCCTGTGCAAGCACTGGGCCAACGGTTCGGCCGGCATCGAGGACCTTGCCAACAAGGTGGTGGCGCTCGCCGAATCCGGCGCCTCCCAGTTCGCGCCGCTCTATCCCGACGCAATGCCGCTGTTCGAGAAGATCAACACCATCGTCCAGCGTATCTATCGCGGCTCGGAAGCGATCGCCGACAAGTCGGTGCGCGATCAGCTCAAGGCGTGGGAAGAAGCCGGCTACGGCAATCTGCCGGTCTGCATGGCCAAGACCCAGTATTCCTTCTCGACCGACCCGAACCTGCGCGGCGCGCCGACCGGCCACACCGTGCCGGTGCGCGAGGTCAGGCTCTCGGCCGGCGCCGGCTTCGTCGTCATCATCTGCGGCGAGGTCATGACCATGCCCGGCCTGCCCAAGGCGCCGTCTTCGGAAAAGATCTTCTTGAACGAGGCCGGCCAGATCGAGGGCCTGTTCTAA
- a CDS encoding DUF2333 family protein, giving the protein MLDPIVNFFTQIFQWIGRGIGFVIGVILWPFMWVGRWYGQRGWILKAVVGLALLVLIGLYANFFYATQWWNNFNPNYPDTYTFEKRNVSAGEQVSAGSGTDTAKTCGNSAIAQVAADLTDFNVNQNAWISSMILYKLGLFGIDWDNTPWMDNKASFQRGINQAVRRTATELADNLGRVRTTSQIDADLQDARGNLQFDEYTWYFGLNPFGPKTPTPSYYRDAVRKLRSFNARLATCQATFDARADNLKQYIDRIASDIGSTSAILKERAENHNNGWFDTRADDRFWFAYGQLYAYYGLMKGAQADFDDVIKEKHLQNLWDTMDQQFVSALRIQPFIIANGREDGWLLPTHLTTMGFYILRVRSNMVEISNVLTQ; this is encoded by the coding sequence ATGCTCGACCCGATCGTGAACTTCTTCACCCAGATATTCCAGTGGATCGGCCGCGGCATCGGCTTCGTCATCGGCGTCATCCTGTGGCCATTCATGTGGGTCGGCCGCTGGTACGGGCAACGCGGCTGGATTCTGAAGGCCGTGGTCGGTCTTGCCCTCCTGGTGCTGATCGGCCTCTACGCCAATTTCTTCTACGCTACCCAGTGGTGGAACAATTTCAACCCGAACTATCCCGACACCTACACGTTCGAGAAGCGGAACGTGTCGGCGGGCGAGCAGGTTTCGGCCGGCAGCGGCACCGATACGGCCAAGACCTGCGGCAACTCCGCCATCGCCCAGGTTGCCGCCGATCTGACGGACTTCAACGTCAACCAGAATGCCTGGATCTCGTCGATGATCCTCTACAAGCTCGGCCTGTTCGGCATCGATTGGGACAACACGCCCTGGATGGACAACAAGGCGTCCTTCCAGCGCGGCATCAACCAGGCGGTGCGGCGCACCGCGACCGAGCTTGCCGACAATCTTGGCCGCGTTCGCACGACCTCGCAGATCGACGCCGACCTGCAGGACGCGCGCGGCAATCTGCAGTTCGACGAATACACCTGGTATTTCGGCCTGAACCCATTCGGCCCCAAGACGCCGACGCCGAGCTATTATCGCGACGCTGTGCGCAAGCTGCGCTCCTTCAACGCCCGTCTCGCCACCTGCCAGGCGACCTTCGACGCCCGCGCCGACAATCTGAAGCAATATATCGACCGCATCGCTTCGGACATCGGCTCGACCTCGGCCATCCTCAAGGAACGCGCCGAAAACCACAACAATGGCTGGTTCGATACCCGCGCCGACGACCGCTTCTGGTTCGCTTATGGCCAGCTCTACGCCTATTACGGCCTGATGAAGGGCGCCCAGGCCGACTTCGACGACGTGATCAAGGAGAAGCACCTGCAGAACCTGTGGGACACGATGGACCAGCAATTCGTCTCGGCGCTGCGCATCCAGCCCTTCATCATCGCCAATGGCCGCGAGGATGGTTGGCTGTTGCCGACGCATCTGACGACGATGGGCTTCTACATCCTGCGGGTGCGCTCCAACATGGTCGAGATCAGCAACGTGCTGACGCAGTAG
- a CDS encoding DUF6638 family protein: MRKPSPAAAAPPAAKKPDLLRDNELIYGRLLAIDEPHLIQRYNKALAAFGLEPTKLASFQIDRTGFSPEIAEECGDYDYLDPNEVNRRFIILTPSQIDLPVVHTAFSNTSQLMFEFMSKNQRAIDALTIKDVIYGEIEDSVPKVNDIEDLLSINQVEFKVLSAEDVLGKAVELGKLVDRLKQEPDAWRDNAMLQRMVDLAKVCGDIRENALVPDQVIFRHNAYWTSHFGGLYVFVDPDMTTVISDPAAPGFRRSRPWQVSYLSINDADKVFRFLAATGRLDLPRASWIEASGYLEHRAEMVVRALIRDAEPNRNLTDVDKVWLQTWIHGHADLIAQDGNFPFLNAAKREIAQFGHLKIEDVPPRQRFLVVRAKPDHPDAWLTNQLISDFVPQDFVSRYVFNKPGFYKDYDGFSDAWRSHVVDVLKTTYLKEKAAFRARLYGLTD; this comes from the coding sequence ATGCGTAAGCCTTCGCCGGCGGCGGCTGCGCCGCCCGCCGCCAAAAAGCCCGATCTTCTGCGCGACAACGAGCTGATCTACGGCCGCTTGCTCGCCATCGACGAGCCGCACCTCATCCAGCGCTACAACAAGGCGCTTGCCGCCTTCGGCCTCGAGCCCACCAAGCTCGCAAGCTTCCAGATCGACCGCACCGGCTTCTCGCCGGAGATCGCCGAGGAATGCGGCGACTATGACTATCTCGACCCCAACGAGGTCAACCGCCGCTTCATCATCCTGACGCCGTCGCAGATCGACCTGCCGGTGGTGCATACCGCCTTCTCCAACACCTCGCAGCTGATGTTCGAGTTCATGTCGAAGAACCAGCGTGCCATCGACGCGCTGACCATCAAGGACGTGATCTACGGCGAGATCGAGGACTCGGTTCCCAAGGTCAACGACATCGAGGACCTGCTGTCGATCAACCAGGTCGAGTTCAAGGTGCTGTCGGCAGAGGACGTGCTGGGCAAGGCGGTCGAGCTCGGCAAGCTGGTCGACCGGCTGAAGCAGGAGCCCGACGCCTGGCGCGACAACGCCATGCTCCAGCGCATGGTCGATCTTGCCAAGGTCTGCGGCGACATCCGCGAGAACGCGCTGGTGCCGGACCAGGTTATCTTCCGTCACAACGCCTACTGGACCAGCCATTTCGGCGGGCTCTACGTCTTCGTCGACCCCGATATGACGACGGTGATCAGCGATCCGGCCGCCCCCGGCTTCCGCCGCTCGCGCCCCTGGCAGGTAAGCTATCTGTCGATCAACGACGCCGACAAGGTGTTCCGCTTCCTGGCCGCCACCGGCCGGCTCGACCTGCCGCGCGCTTCCTGGATCGAGGCTTCCGGCTATCTCGAGCATCGCGCAGAGATGGTCGTGCGCGCGCTGATCCGCGACGCCGAGCCCAACCGCAATCTGACCGATGTCGACAAGGTGTGGCTGCAGACCTGGATCCACGGCCATGCCGATCTGATCGCCCAGGACGGGAACTTTCCCTTCCTCAATGCCGCCAAGCGCGAAATCGCCCAGTTCGGCCATCTCAAGATCGAGGATGTGCCGCCGCGCCAGCGATTCCTGGTCGTGCGCGCCAAGCCCGACCACCCCGATGCCTGGCTGACCAACCAGTTGATCTCGGATTTCGTGCCGCAGGACTTCGTTTCGCGTTACGTCTTCAACAAGCCGGGTTTCTACAAGGACTATGACGGCTTCAGCGACGCCTGGAGAAGCCATGTTGTGGACGTTCTGAAAACCACATATTTGAAGGAAAAGGCGGCGTTCCGCGCGCGCCTTTACGGCTTGACTGACTAG
- a CDS encoding AAA family ATPase: MDTGLTTISEAAIEKHRATAQSFITRIVVLEDPSRESGTALAGTNRRFVSTVSVGSVRRTREVELSKTVAAIHPDDQLMSIPQHTLLYRARRGLAIALAISDVFAEGSDLESLQARNVRAPLEGDEAARFKKLLSASAYVSAFSFASYLFQLVDSDGEAPNDSPEPDFLFDTPQDAVKSIVAGLDKAIAGSKDDADLMTRARAFARVAIDGLLARKGRFDGIGPFENAHIRIDVDDFILDGFDVAPGKRSKPLVMTFKKPEEVVGNHIAKYQSVKLAKMLMAYDFERELNPFVELGGFLFTFIGDGAPGTGKTTLIQMIAGLVNGYCQVAGYPFAYENFGVDQISSYQGKSGQNCRQFINNVLNPRVIGFGTIDDIDQVAARRSDDRASAGQQEITGVLMDAFAGASTVVRGNCSFGMFSNYPENVDDALRQRAGARWLVDGPQTRDDYIDIFVLLAGKNHKIPLGKHELYAAQEIQRAVSEAYEEHEKPREDGLMKVYERYMKENGAPKTMADVGTYLHMIKDAEPRFTGRAIKNVTDAIKMRAMDIELPDDWFEKPEAFMHKSYDDKKAMIEELRGPFSMDMVMQEINRYADSEFRYSDKSDDAAVEKLLRDARLRERAAREMEELKKKGSWNA; the protein is encoded by the coding sequence ATGGACACCGGCCTGACAACGATCTCGGAAGCCGCAATCGAAAAGCACCGCGCGACAGCGCAGAGCTTCATCACCCGCATCGTCGTGCTGGAGGATCCGTCCCGCGAATCAGGCACCGCGCTCGCCGGCACCAACCGCCGCTTCGTCTCGACCGTGTCGGTCGGTTCGGTGCGCCGCACGCGCGAGGTCGAGCTGTCGAAGACGGTCGCGGCCATCCATCCCGACGACCAGCTGATGAGCATCCCGCAGCACACGCTGCTCTACCGCGCCCGCCGCGGCCTGGCGATCGCGCTGGCCATTTCGGATGTCTTCGCCGAGGGATCCGACCTCGAAAGCCTGCAGGCAAGGAACGTCCGCGCGCCGCTCGAAGGCGACGAAGCCGCGAGGTTCAAAAAACTTCTGTCGGCGTCGGCTTACGTGTCGGCCTTCAGCTTCGCTTCCTACCTGTTCCAGCTGGTCGACAGCGACGGGGAGGCGCCGAACGACAGCCCCGAACCCGACTTCCTGTTCGACACCCCGCAGGACGCGGTGAAGTCGATCGTCGCCGGCCTCGACAAGGCGATCGCCGGCTCGAAGGACGATGCGGACCTGATGACGCGGGCGCGGGCCTTTGCCCGGGTCGCCATCGACGGGCTCTTGGCGCGCAAGGGCCGCTTCGACGGCATCGGCCCATTCGAGAACGCGCATATCCGCATCGATGTCGACGATTTCATCCTCGATGGCTTCGACGTCGCGCCCGGCAAACGATCCAAGCCGCTGGTGATGACCTTCAAGAAGCCGGAAGAGGTCGTCGGCAACCACATCGCCAAATACCAGTCGGTCAAACTGGCCAAGATGCTGATGGCCTATGATTTCGAGCGCGAGCTCAATCCCTTTGTCGAGCTTGGCGGCTTCCTCTTCACCTTCATCGGCGACGGCGCGCCGGGCACCGGCAAGACGACGCTGATCCAGATGATCGCCGGCCTCGTCAATGGCTACTGTCAGGTCGCCGGCTATCCGTTCGCCTACGAGAATTTCGGCGTCGACCAGATCTCGTCCTATCAGGGCAAGTCCGGCCAAAACTGCCGCCAGTTCATCAACAACGTGCTCAATCCGCGCGTCATCGGCTTCGGCACCATCGACGACATCGACCAGGTGGCGGCGCGCCGTTCCGACGACCGCGCCTCGGCCGGCCAGCAGGAGATCACCGGCGTCTTGATGGACGCTTTTGCCGGCGCATCCACCGTGGTGCGCGGCAACTGCTCCTTCGGCATGTTTTCCAACTATCCGGAAAATGTCGACGATGCGCTGCGCCAGCGCGCCGGCGCGCGATGGCTGGTCGACGGCCCGCAGACCCGCGACGACTATATCGACATCTTCGTGCTGCTTGCCGGCAAGAACCACAAGATCCCGCTCGGCAAGCACGAGCTCTATGCCGCGCAGGAGATCCAGCGTGCGGTGAGCGAGGCCTATGAAGAGCACGAAAAGCCGCGGGAAGACGGGCTGATGAAGGTCTATGAGCGCTACATGAAGGAGAACGGCGCGCCGAAGACCATGGCCGATGTCGGCACTTACCTGCACATGATCAAGGACGCCGAGCCGCGTTTCACCGGCCGCGCGATCAAGAACGTCACCGACGCCATCAAGATGCGCGCCATGGATATCGAGTTGCCGGACGACTGGTTCGAGAAGCCGGAAGCCTTCATGCACAAGAGCTACGACGACAAGAAGGCGATGATCGAGGAACTGCGCGGACCATTCTCGATGGACATGGTCATGCAGGAGATCAACCGCTACGCCGATTCCGAGTTCCGTTATTCCGACAAGTCCGACGATGCCGCGGTGGAGAAGCTCCTGCGCGACGCAAGGCTGCGCGAGCGGGCGGCGCGCGAGATGGAGGAATTGAAGAAGAAGGGCTCATGGAATGCGTAA